One region of uncultured Fusobacterium sp. genomic DNA includes:
- a CDS encoding PFL family protein: MISRVEIQETNRMITESNLDVRTITMGISLLDCADPDVEKFNEKIYKKITTYAKDLVKVGDEISKQFGIPVVNKRISVTPIAIAAAGCKTDSYVSIAKTLDRAAKDCGVNFIGGFSALVHKGCTPADKILINSIPEAMKVTERVCSSVNVGTSRNGINMDAVKKMGEVILETAELTKDIDCLGCAKLVVFCNAVEDNPFMAGAFHGVGEADCVINVGVSGPGVVKRALVEAKGADFETLCEVVKKTAFKITRAGQIVAQEAARRLNVPFGIIDLSLAPTPAVGDSIAEIFQEMGLEHAGAPGTTAALAILNDNVKKGGVMASSYVGGLSGAFIPVSEDHAMIEAAKIGALTLEKLEAMTCVCSVGLDMIAIPGDTSAYTISGIIADESAIGMVNNKTTAVRIIPVIGKGVGEMVEFGGLLGYAPIMAVNKFKCDDFIKRGGRIPAPIHSFKN; this comes from the coding sequence ATGATTTCTAGAGTAGAGATTCAAGAAACTAATAGAATGATCACAGAATCTAATTTAGATGTTCGTACTATAACTATGGGAATAAGTCTTTTAGATTGTGCTGATCCTGATGTAGAAAAGTTTAATGAAAAAATATATAAAAAGATAACTACTTATGCAAAAGATTTAGTTAAAGTTGGGGACGAGATTTCAAAACAGTTTGGTATTCCTGTTGTAAACAAAAGAATATCTGTTACACCAATCGCTATTGCTGCTGCTGGTTGTAAAACTGATTCTTATGTAAGTATAGCAAAAACTTTAGATAGAGCAGCAAAAGACTGTGGAGTTAACTTCATTGGTGGTTTTTCAGCTCTTGTTCATAAAGGATGTACTCCTGCTGATAAAATTCTTATAAACTCTATACCTGAAGCTATGAAGGTTACTGAAAGAGTTTGTTCATCTGTAAACGTTGGAACTTCTAGAAATGGTATAAACATGGATGCAGTTAAAAAAATGGGAGAAGTTATCCTTGAAACTGCTGAACTTACTAAAGATATTGATTGTTTAGGTTGTGCTAAACTTGTAGTTTTCTGTAATGCTGTTGAAGATAATCCATTTATGGCTGGAGCTTTCCATGGTGTTGGAGAAGCTGATTGTGTTATAAATGTTGGAGTAAGTGGACCTGGAGTTGTTAAAAGAGCCCTTGTTGAAGCTAAGGGAGCAGATTTTGAAACTCTTTGTGAAGTTGTTAAAAAGACTGCTTTCAAAATAACTAGAGCTGGTCAAATCGTTGCACAAGAAGCAGCTAGAAGACTTAATGTTCCTTTTGGTATCATAGATTTATCTCTTGCACCTACACCAGCTGTGGGAGATAGTATAGCGGAAATTTTCCAAGAGATGGGATTAGAGCATGCTGGAGCTCCTGGAACTACTGCTGCTCTTGCTATTTTAAATGATAATGTTAAAAAAGGTGGAGTAATGGCTTCATCTTATGTTGGAGGATTAAGTGGAGCTTTCATTCCTGTAAGTGAAGACCATGCTATGATAGAAGCAGCAAAAATTGGAGCACTTACTTTAGAAAAATTAGAAGCTATGACTTGTGTATGTTCAGTTGGACTGGATATGATAGCTATCCCTGGAGATACATCTGCTTATACTATCTCTGGTATAATTGCTGATGAATCTGCTATTGGAATGGTAAATAATAAAACTACTGCTGTAAGAATCATTCCTGTAATTGGAAAAGGTGTAGGAGAAATGGTAGAATTTGGTGGACTACTTGGATATGCTCCTATTATGGCTGTAAATAAATTCAAATGTGATGACTTTATTAAAAGAGGAGGAAGAATTCCTGCTCCTATCCACAGCTTTAAAAACTAA
- a CDS encoding glucose 1-dehydrogenase, giving the protein MSIKEKYDLTGKVAIITGAGDGIGKASALKLAEAGAYVVCSDLNEEKAKLTAEEAKKFGVEAIGVKCNVLQEEDLNNLVDTTVKTFGKVNILVNNAGGGGAGRESIESLTLEYITKTYTLNLFSGLILTKLCAPYMKADGYGSIINISSMSANMVSHNMIIYGSSKAAVNQATKYAAYDLGPEIRVNAIGPGAIKTHALGTVLTPEIEAKMLAKTPLKRLGDVEDISMAVLYFASPASAWTSGQVIYVNGGGTQELD; this is encoded by the coding sequence ATGTCAATAAAAGAAAAATATGATTTAACAGGAAAGGTTGCTATTATCACAGGAGCTGGAGATGGAATTGGTAAAGCTAGTGCTCTAAAATTAGCTGAAGCTGGAGCTTATGTAGTTTGTAGTGACTTAAATGAAGAAAAAGCAAAACTTACTGCTGAGGAAGCTAAAAAATTTGGTGTAGAAGCTATTGGAGTAAAATGTAATGTTTTACAAGAGGAAGATTTAAATAATCTTGTAGATACTACTGTTAAAACTTTTGGAAAAGTTAATATTCTAGTTAATAATGCTGGTGGGGGAGGAGCTGGACGTGAATCTATCGAATCTCTTACCTTAGAATATATAACTAAAACTTACACTTTAAATCTTTTTAGTGGACTCATCTTAACAAAACTTTGTGCTCCTTATATGAAAGCTGATGGATATGGTTCAATTATTAATATCAGTTCTATGTCAGCTAATATGGTTAGCCACAATATGATTATCTATGGAAGTTCTAAAGCAGCTGTAAACCAAGCTACTAAATATGCTGCTTATGATTTAGGACCAGAAATCAGAGTTAATGCCATTGGTCCAGGAGCTATTAAAACTCACGCTTTAGGAACTGTTCTTACTCCAGAAATAGAAGCTAAGATGCTTGCTAAAACTCCTTTAAAAAGACTTGGAGATGTAGAGGATATCTCTATGGCTGTACTTTATTTTGCTAGTCCTGCTTCTGCTTGGACAAGTGGTCAAGTTATCTATGTCAATGGTGGAGGAACTCAAGAATTAGATTAA
- a CDS encoding DMT family transporter has product MEKRKAEIVSSIVLGIIALVWGTTFAVIKDTLNSVPPFSLLMMRFVFASLLLSIIYLKKMSKIRLVDLKRGSIIGIFMALAFYFLVISIRFTTASKFSFIIGAYVLMVPFLSFIFNGKSLDRYATIGAIIATIGLGFLTIEKGVAFNVWDLVAGCCSLFFAFHMVAIEKYANDSDPIILTIVQFIVTAIIFSLLTGVKEGYDFSLLPKIKWTLCYLVVVSTVIPFATQNLVQKYISSTTTAVILTLQSAFGSIFAVYYLDEKMSSQMILGCILIFIGILLQELKRKV; this is encoded by the coding sequence ATGGAGAAAAGAAAAGCAGAAATAGTATCATCTATTGTTTTAGGAATAATAGCTTTAGTTTGGGGAACAACTTTTGCAGTAATAAAAGATACACTTAATTCAGTTCCACCTTTTTCACTTTTGATGATGAGATTTGTATTTGCATCATTATTATTAAGTATTATATATTTAAAAAAAATGAGTAAAATAAGATTAGTAGATTTAAAACGAGGAAGTATAATAGGAATTTTTATGGCATTAGCTTTCTATTTCTTAGTTATAAGTATAAGATTTACTACAGCTTCAAAATTTTCCTTTATAATAGGTGCATATGTTTTAATGGTTCCATTCCTATCTTTTATTTTTAATGGAAAGAGTTTAGATAGGTATGCTACAATAGGAGCAATTATAGCTACCATAGGACTTGGATTTTTAACTATAGAAAAAGGTGTTGCTTTTAATGTATGGGATTTAGTAGCAGGATGTTGTTCTTTATTTTTTGCTTTTCATATGGTAGCTATTGAGAAATATGCAAATGATTCTGATCCTATTATTTTAACAATAGTTCAATTTATAGTAACAGCTATTATTTTTTCTCTATTAACAGGGGTAAAAGAGGGATATGATTTTTCTCTTTTACCTAAAATAAAATGGACATTATGCTATTTAGTAGTTGTAAGTACTGTAATTCCTTTTGCTACACAAAATTTAGTTCAAAAATATATCTCTTCTACAACAACAGCAGTAATTTTAACTCTACAATCTGCTTTTGGATCAATTTTTGCTGTGTATTATTTAGATGAAAAAATGAGTTCTCAAATGATATTGGGATGTATTTTAATTTTTATTGGAATTCTTTTACAAGAATTAAAAAGAAAAGTATAA
- the argF gene encoding ornithine carbamoyltransferase codes for MLKNKSFLKIMDFDKEELEYLLELSKNLKEAKKNKTEEKKLIGKNIALIFEKTSTRTRCAYEVAAFDQGANVSYIGPAVSHIGDKESIEDTAKVLGSFYDAIQYRGYGQEIVETLSKYSGVPVWNGLTNEYHPTQILADLLTIKEHKGKLKGIKLAYVGDGRNNVSNSLMIGAAKFGMDFRIATPKELFPNKELIELAEKLAVQSGGKITITENPIEAVKECDVIYTDVWVSMGEPESIWEERIKKLKPYQVNKELVKNADKDFIFMHCLPAFHDLKTKMGEKMFSKFGLEEMEVTNEIFESKNSVVFNEAENRLHTIKAVMVATMTD; via the coding sequence ATGCTAAAAAATAAATCTTTTTTAAAAATAATGGACTTTGATAAAGAGGAGTTAGAATACCTTTTAGAACTTTCTAAAAATTTAAAAGAAGCTAAAAAAAATAAAACTGAAGAGAAAAAATTAATTGGAAAAAATATTGCTCTTATTTTCGAAAAAACTTCTACTAGAACAAGATGTGCTTATGAAGTTGCTGCTTTTGATCAAGGAGCTAATGTTTCATATATAGGTCCTGCTGTATCTCATATAGGAGATAAAGAATCTATTGAAGATACAGCAAAAGTATTAGGTAGTTTTTATGATGCTATACAATATAGAGGATATGGGCAAGAAATTGTAGAAACACTATCTAAATATTCAGGAGTTCCTGTATGGAATGGGTTAACTAATGAGTATCATCCTACTCAAATTCTAGCTGACCTTCTTACAATAAAAGAACATAAAGGAAAATTAAAAGGAATAAAATTAGCATACGTAGGAGACGGAAGAAACAACGTTTCTAACTCTCTAATGATAGGAGCTGCTAAATTTGGAATGGATTTTAGAATAGCTACTCCAAAGGAACTTTTTCCTAATAAAGAGTTAATAGAATTAGCAGAAAAATTAGCAGTTCAATCTGGTGGAAAAATAACTATTACTGAAAATCCTATTGAAGCAGTTAAAGAATGTGATGTAATTTACACAGATGTTTGGGTATCTATGGGAGAACCTGAAAGTATTTGGGAGGAAAGAATAAAAAAATTAAAACCGTACCAAGTAAATAAAGAGTTAGTTAAAAATGCTGATAAAGATTTTATATTTATGCACTGTCTACCAGCTTTTCATGATTTAAAAACAAAGATGGGAGAAAAAATGTTTTCTAAATTTGGATTAGAAGAGATGGAAGTTACTAATGAAATATTTGAAAGTAAAAACTCTGTGGTATTCAATGAAGCTGAAAATAGATTACATACAATAAAAGCTGTTATGGTAGCTACTATGACTGATTAA
- a CDS encoding aspartate aminotransferase family protein, with protein sequence MLLNVYSRLNVNFVSGKGVYLYDDKGEEYLDFVSGIAVNCLGHSHPTMVKALKEQGEKLIHISNLYYSEAQNKLMEKLLSASQFDSVFFCNSGTEANELAIKIARKHGNMISSKKTEIIYMKNSFHGRSTGALAITGQKKYQDPFRPLMGNTVECIFNDLEDLKVKVNEKTCAIILEPIQGEGGLIEATPEFLKLAEELCKKYNALLIFDEIQCGMGRTGTLFAHEQLGITPDVVTIAKALGGGVPIGACLTRKKASEILVPGDHGSTYGGNPLVCGVAHAVLTELIDNKVVAGVEVRGKYAKEKLLELKEKYPVIEEIRGKGLLIGIKFNEKLANKDIIAEAFNNKFLLVAAGNNVVRFFPPLNVTFNEIDKGIEKFETVLNILCK encoded by the coding sequence ATGTTATTAAATGTATATAGTAGATTAAATGTAAATTTTGTAAGTGGAAAGGGAGTATATCTATATGATGATAAAGGAGAGGAATACCTAGATTTTGTTTCTGGAATAGCCGTTAACTGTTTAGGACATTCCCACCCTACTATGGTAAAAGCTTTAAAAGAACAAGGAGAAAAATTAATTCATATCTCTAATCTGTATTATAGTGAAGCCCAAAATAAACTTATGGAAAAACTCCTAAGTGCAAGCCAATTTGATAGTGTATTTTTCTGTAATAGTGGAACTGAAGCCAATGAATTAGCTATAAAGATAGCTAGAAAACATGGAAATATGATATCTTCTAAAAAAACAGAGATTATATATATGAAAAACTCTTTCCATGGGAGAAGTACAGGAGCTCTAGCAATAACTGGACAAAAAAAATATCAAGATCCTTTTAGACCTCTTATGGGAAATACAGTTGAATGTATATTTAATGATCTTGAGGATTTAAAAGTAAAGGTAAATGAAAAAACTTGTGCTATCATTTTAGAACCTATACAAGGAGAGGGAGGATTAATAGAAGCTACCCCTGAATTTCTAAAATTAGCAGAAGAGTTATGTAAAAAATATAATGCTCTACTAATATTTGATGAGATACAATGTGGAATGGGAAGAACTGGAACTCTTTTTGCTCATGAGCAGTTAGGAATAACTCCAGATGTAGTTACTATAGCTAAAGCTTTAGGAGGGGGAGTTCCAATTGGAGCTTGTCTAACTAGAAAAAAAGCAAGTGAAATTTTAGTTCCAGGTGACCATGGTTCAACTTATGGTGGAAATCCATTAGTTTGTGGAGTAGCTCATGCTGTACTTACTGAACTTATAGATAATAAAGTAGTAGCTGGAGTAGAGGTTAGAGGTAAATATGCAAAAGAAAAACTATTAGAACTTAAAGAAAAATATCCTGTTATTGAAGAAATTAGAGGAAAGGGTCTTCTAATAGGAATAAAATTTAATGAAAAACTAGCTAATAAAGATATCATAGCTGAAGCTTTTAATAATAAATTTCTTTTAGTTGCAGCTGGAAATAATGTAGTTAGATTTTTTCCACCATTAAATGTAACATTTAACGAAATAGATAAAGGAATAGAAAAATTTGAAACGGTATTAAATATTCTATGTAAATAG
- a CDS encoding MATE family efflux transporter encodes MKLSNDLGKDSILGLVFKLAIPAMLSQLVNLLYSIIDRMYIGNIPEIGAIALAGVGVCGPIVTFLASFGTLIGLGGSINMSIQMGAKNNEKAKQILSNSFLALSVVSIALTIIFLLVKDSLIMLFGASEITFPYANTYLTIYTLGSFFAIMAIGLNFFITCQGFATIGMLTVIIGALTNIILDTVFIFGFNMGVAGAAWATVIAQFLSFLFAFLFLRGNKIPIPITFGNYSKKIMVDIITFGFSPFFILATDSFILIILNMMLQKYGGIAEGDLLISSATIIQSYLLLITGPLIGLSGGTQPILSYNYGARKIHRVRKAEKYIVIFALCLTSIMFFSTSFLAPYFIRFFTDNTLLTEVSLWGIKVSVLAVIPLSFQYCFVDGFTAVGRIKTAFSLSVFRKFIYMVSTYLLPMFFAARFAFFAQPVADLIGSIASTTTFYFIFNKHLKRRILK; translated from the coding sequence ATGAAATTATCAAATGATTTAGGAAAGGATTCTATCTTAGGTCTAGTTTTTAAATTAGCTATACCTGCTATGCTATCACAATTAGTAAATTTACTATATAGTATAATAGATAGAATGTATATTGGAAATATTCCAGAAATTGGAGCAATAGCTTTAGCTGGAGTTGGAGTATGTGGACCCATTGTTACATTTTTAGCTTCTTTTGGGACTTTGATAGGATTGGGAGGTTCTATCAATATGTCTATACAAATGGGGGCTAAAAATAATGAAAAAGCTAAACAAATTTTATCTAATAGTTTTTTAGCTCTATCTGTTGTAAGTATAGCACTTACAATTATTTTCTTACTTGTAAAAGATAGTTTAATTATGTTATTTGGAGCTAGTGAAATCACATTTCCATATGCTAATACCTATCTTACTATCTATACTTTAGGAAGTTTCTTTGCTATTATGGCTATTGGACTAAATTTCTTTATAACTTGCCAAGGTTTTGCTACAATAGGAATGTTAACAGTTATCATAGGAGCTCTTACAAATATTATTTTAGATACAGTTTTTATTTTTGGATTTAATATGGGAGTAGCTGGAGCAGCTTGGGCAACTGTTATTGCTCAATTTCTTTCATTTTTATTTGCCTTTTTATTTTTAAGAGGAAATAAAATTCCTATTCCTATTACTTTTGGAAATTATTCAAAAAAAATTATGGTAGATATCATAACTTTTGGTTTTTCTCCATTTTTTATATTAGCTACTGATAGTTTTATACTAATTATTTTAAATATGATGCTACAAAAATATGGTGGTATAGCTGAAGGAGATTTACTTATCTCTTCTGCAACTATTATTCAAAGTTACCTTTTACTTATAACAGGACCTCTTATTGGTTTAAGTGGAGGAACACAACCTATTTTAAGTTATAACTATGGAGCAAGAAAAATTCATAGAGTTAGAAAAGCTGAGAAATATATAGTTATATTTGCTCTTTGTCTTACTTCAATTATGTTTTTTTCTACAAGTTTCTTAGCTCCATATTTTATTAGATTTTTTACTGATAATACTCTTCTTACTGAAGTTTCTCTTTGGGGAATAAAAGTTAGTGTCTTAGCAGTAATACCTCTATCTTTTCAATACTGTTTTGTAGATGGATTTACAGCAGTTGGAAGAATAAAAACAGCTTTTTCTTTATCTGTATTTAGAAAATTTATATACATGGTTAGCACATATCTACTTCCAATGTTCTTTGCAGCTAGATTTGCTTTCTTTGCTCAACCAGTTGCTGATTTAATTGGTTCCATAGCTTCAACTACAACATTCTATTTTATTTTTAATAAACATTTAAAAAGAAGAATTTTAAAATAG
- the tgt gene encoding tRNA guanosine(34) transglycosylase Tgt, whose protein sequence is MTKKLPVTYELQKKVGKARAGKITTPHGEIETPVFMPVGTQATVKTMTPEELETIGSQIILGNTYHLYLRPSDELIAKFGGLHKFMNWNKPILTDSGGFQVFSLGALRKITEEGVKFSSHLDGSKHFLTPEKSINIQNNLGSDIVMLFDECPPGLSSREYMIPSIERTTRWAKRCIEAHKRPDEQGLFAIVQGGIYEDLRDKSLRELSEMDEHFSGYAIGGLAVGEPREDMYRILNYIVEKCPENKPRYLMGVGEPLDMLEAVEAGIDMMDCVQPTRIGRHGTVFTKYGRLVIKNAMYSEDDRPLDEDCDCYVCRNYKRGYIRHLFKAEEILGQRLATYHNLYFLIKLMKNARKAILEDRFAEFKEEFIRNYNMGKESEWIKPKKMGE, encoded by the coding sequence ATGACAAAAAAGTTGCCAGTAACTTATGAGTTACAAAAAAAAGTAGGAAAAGCTAGAGCTGGAAAGATAACGACACCTCATGGAGAAATAGAGACACCAGTATTCATGCCTGTAGGAACACAAGCTACTGTAAAGACAATGACTCCAGAGGAGTTAGAAACTATTGGTTCACAAATAATATTAGGGAATACTTATCATCTATATTTAAGACCAAGTGATGAACTTATAGCTAAATTTGGAGGACTTCACAAATTTATGAATTGGAATAAACCTATACTTACAGATAGTGGAGGATTCCAAGTGTTTAGTTTAGGGGCCTTAAGAAAAATAACAGAGGAGGGTGTAAAATTTAGTTCACATTTAGATGGTTCTAAACATTTTTTAACACCAGAAAAATCAATTAATATTCAAAATAATTTAGGTTCAGATATAGTTATGTTATTTGATGAATGCCCTCCAGGATTATCAAGTAGAGAATATATGATTCCTTCTATTGAGAGAACTACAAGATGGGCAAAAAGATGTATAGAAGCTCATAAAAGACCTGATGAACAAGGACTATTTGCCATTGTTCAAGGAGGAATTTATGAAGATTTAAGAGATAAAAGCTTAAGAGAATTAAGTGAGATGGATGAACATTTTTCAGGATATGCAATAGGTGGACTTGCAGTTGGAGAACCAAGAGAGGATATGTATAGAATTTTAAATTACATAGTAGAAAAATGTCCAGAAAATAAACCTAGATATTTAATGGGAGTGGGAGAACCATTAGATATGTTAGAGGCTGTAGAAGCTGGAATAGATATGATGGATTGCGTACAACCAACTAGAATAGGAAGACATGGAACTGTATTTACAAAATATGGAAGACTTGTAATAAAAAATGCTATGTATTCAGAAGATGATAGACCTTTAGATGAAGATTGTGATTGCTATGTATGTAGAAATTATAAGAGAGGTTATATAAGACACTTATTTAAAGCTGAAGAAATTTTAGGGCAAAGACTAGCTACTTATCATAACTTATATTTCTTAATTAAACTTATGAAGAACGCTAGAAAAGCTATATTAGAAGATAGATTTGCAGAGTTCAAAGAGGAGTTTATAAGAAATTATAATATGGGTAAAGAATCTGAATGGATTAAACCTAAAAAAATGGGAGAATAA
- the argC gene encoding N-acetyl-gamma-glutamyl-phosphate reductase: MIKVGIIGVTGYAGQQLLSLLIKHKEVEIKFISSNTYQGKNISEVYGNYKKYFENKLISQEEAESSLNEIDVLFLALPHGLSENITKLALEKNVKVIDLGADFRLDNSTEYEKWYGVKHSYPQINNQAIYGLPEINREKIKASKVIASPGCYPTSAILGVAPLLKKQLVKGNSIIIDSKSGVSGAGRGLKIDSLFSEVNENFKAYNIFKHRHTPEIEQEMKKIANEDISIVFTPHLIPINRGILSTIYLDLKEELDEKDLYNIYNEFYKDEYFIRINENLPEIKNIKNSNICEIGLRVDKEKKKVVVVSVIDNLIKGAGGQAIQSMNIMFDLDEKEGLDYLSMYL; this comes from the coding sequence ATGATAAAAGTAGGAATAATAGGAGTAACAGGATATGCAGGACAACAATTACTATCTCTTTTAATAAAACATAAAGAAGTTGAAATAAAATTTATATCCTCAAATACTTACCAAGGAAAAAATATTTCAGAAGTATATGGAAATTATAAAAAATATTTTGAAAATAAATTAATATCACAAGAGGAAGCAGAAAGCTCTTTAAATGAGATCGATGTTTTATTTCTAGCTCTTCCCCATGGATTATCTGAAAATATTACAAAATTAGCTTTAGAAAAAAATGTTAAAGTTATTGATTTAGGTGCTGATTTTAGATTAGATAACTCAACTGAATATGAAAAATGGTATGGAGTAAAGCATAGTTATCCTCAAATAAATAATCAAGCTATATATGGCTTACCTGAAATAAATAGGGAAAAAATAAAAGCTAGTAAAGTTATAGCCTCTCCTGGGTGCTATCCTACATCAGCAATTTTAGGGGTAGCACCTTTACTTAAAAAACAACTTGTAAAAGGAAATAGTATTATAATAGATTCTAAATCTGGAGTTTCTGGAGCTGGAAGAGGATTAAAAATAGACTCACTCTTTTCAGAAGTAAACGAAAATTTTAAAGCTTATAATATATTCAAGCATAGACATACTCCAGAGATAGAGCAAGAGATGAAAAAAATAGCTAATGAAGATATAAGTATAGTATTTACTCCTCATCTTATTCCTATAAATAGAGGTATTCTTTCAACTATATATCTCGATTTAAAAGAAGAGTTAGATGAAAAAGATCTCTATAATATATATAACGAATTCTATAAAGATGAATATTTTATAAGAATAAATGAAAACTTACCAGAGATTAAAAATATAAAAAATAGTAATATCTGTGAGATAGGACTAAGAGTGGATAAGGAAAAAAAGAAAGTTGTCGTAGTTTCAGTTATAGATAATCTTATAAAAGGAGCTGGAGGTCAAGCAATACAATCTATGAATATTATGTTTGATTTAGATGAAAAAGAGGGATTAGATTATCTATCTATGTATTTATAA
- the argB gene encoding acetylglutamate kinase: MKDSLIVIKYGGNAMTDKEKKKKFLQDIVKLNKSGKKLIIVHGGGPEINNMLKKVGKESQFIQGNRVSDNEVVEIAEMVLAGKVNKGLVGELNNLGVKAIGLSGKDAGLIEAKKKYLNIEDNKVDIGFVGEITKIDESILRLLLAYNYLPVISTIGLDREGNTYNINADYVAGEIAGKLKADKLLFFTDVDGIYKDFRDKNSLITEIEKNEVLKLIENGNISGGMLPKVNTCLDSLDKGVAEVVILNGKIEGIIDKYFLNEKVGTVIKE; encoded by the coding sequence ATGAAAGATAGCCTAATAGTAATTAAATATGGTGGAAATGCCATGACTGATAAAGAAAAAAAGAAAAAATTTCTTCAAGATATTGTTAAACTAAATAAATCAGGGAAAAAATTGATTATTGTCCACGGAGGTGGTCCTGAGATAAATAATATGTTAAAAAAAGTAGGAAAAGAAAGCCAATTTATCCAAGGGAATCGAGTCAGTGATAATGAAGTTGTAGAAATTGCTGAAATGGTATTAGCTGGAAAAGTTAATAAAGGACTAGTGGGAGAATTAAATAATCTTGGAGTAAAGGCAATAGGACTAAGTGGGAAAGATGCTGGACTAATAGAAGCTAAGAAAAAATATTTAAATATAGAGGATAATAAAGTTGATATTGGTTTTGTTGGAGAGATTACAAAAATAGATGAAAGTATTTTAAGATTATTATTAGCTTATAACTATCTTCCTGTTATTTCCACAATTGGATTAGATAGAGAGGGAAACACTTACAATATCAATGCTGATTATGTAGCTGGAGAGATAGCTGGTAAGTTAAAAGCTGATAAACTACTTTTCTTTACAGATGTAGATGGAATTTATAAGGATTTCAGAGATAAAAACTCTCTTATTACAGAGATTGAAAAAAATGAAGTACTCAAACTTATAGAAAATGGAAATATAAGTGGAGGTATGTTACCTAAAGTTAATACCTGTTTAGATTCTTTAGATAAGGGAGTAGCTGAAGTAGTTATCTTAAATGGTAAAATCGAAGGAATCATTGATAAATATTTTTTAAACGAAAAAGTTGGAACAGTAATAAAAGAATAA
- a CDS encoding GNAT family N-acetyltransferase, translated as MIRKAKLTDAKSIINIYNYYIKETTVTFEIDELTVKDMEMRIEKTLNSGYPFIVYEINGEVKGYAYVKKWRERASYKNTLETSIYVDKNLKNNGIGKELYKVLIKECKNIGAHVLIGVLSETNSASKKFHKNIGFEKTGHFKEVANKFDKFIDVEFWSLMLKKAR; from the coding sequence ATGATAAGAAAAGCTAAACTTACAGATGCCAAAAGCATTATCAATATATATAACTACTATATAAAAGAAACAACTGTAACTTTTGAAATAGATGAACTTACTGTAAAAGATATGGAGATGAGAATAGAAAAAACTCTTAATTCTGGATATCCATTTATTGTCTATGAAATAAATGGAGAAGTAAAAGGGTATGCCTATGTAAAAAAATGGAGAGAAAGAGCTTCCTATAAAAATACCTTAGAAACTAGTATATATGTAGATAAAAATCTAAAAAATAATGGAATAGGAAAAGAACTATATAAAGTACTAATAAAGGAATGCAAAAATATAGGAGCACATGTCTTAATTGGTGTTTTATCAGAGACTAATTCAGCTAGTAAAAAATTTCATAAAAATATTGGATTTGAAAAAACTGGACACTTCAAAGAGGTAGCTAATAAATTTGATAAATTTATTGATGTTGAATTTTGGTCTTTGATGTTAAAAAAAGCTAGATAA